GATTTCACCGTATTGGACGAGGTGTGCAAGCTGGCCGCCAGCCGCGGCGCATGGCGCATCGTGGACGAAACCTACCTTGATTTGGCCGACCGTGAGCCGGACGGCACCGAAGTCAAGTCCGTACTGGCCTGCGATCCCGGTGCCATCGTGTGCAACAGCTTCTCCAAGTTCTTCGGCATGACCGGCTGGCGTCTCGGCTGGGCTATTCTGCCCGACGACCCCACCGTGCTGGAAGCGGTCGACGACCTGGCCACCAACTACTACCTGTGCGCCCACACGCCCACGCAACATGCGGCGCTCGCCTGCTTCATGCCGGAAAGCTTGGCGGAATGCGAAGCTCGTCGTCAGGAATTGCTGGCCCGTCGCCGCATTGTGATTGACGGGCTCAAGCGCATCGGTTTGCCGGTTGAAGTCGAGCCGAACGGCGCGTTCTACGCCTACTTCAACATCTCCCGCACTGGTCTGGATGCCTGGACGTTCTGCGAACGTGTGCTGGATGAAGCCCATGTGGCTCTGACTCCTGGCCGCGACTTCGGTGCGGCCACGGCGGATACGCATGTGCGCCTGAGCTATGCCGCCTCACGTGAGGCCCTGACCGAGGGGCTGGAACGTCTCGGAACGTTCGTCGAATCGCTGTGAACCGTGCGGCAGCCGGTGTGATTGT
The window above is part of the Bifidobacterium longum subsp. infantis ATCC 15697 = JCM 1222 = DSM 20088 genome. Proteins encoded here:
- a CDS encoding pyridoxal phosphate-dependent aminotransferase, which gives rise to MENEAAQQPQSPAASPVMSRRAREANPFRAMVFGEQADKMLAQGISVIKLSLGEPDFGAPPAVRDAMREQYDGRALPYTAAMGLPELRQAIADFYHERHDLDIDPKRICVTAGGSAALLLATALTVDPGDDVIVADPSYPCNRELVRSFEGQVIDVPTSAATRFHLTADLCSQYWTSKTKAVMITSPSNPTGTTIDFTVLDEVCKLAASRGAWRIVDETYLDLADREPDGTEVKSVLACDPGAIVCNSFSKFFGMTGWRLGWAILPDDPTVLEAVDDLATNYYLCAHTPTQHAALACFMPESLAECEARRQELLARRRIVIDGLKRIGLPVEVEPNGAFYAYFNISRTGLDAWTFCERVLDEAHVALTPGRDFGAATADTHVRLSYAASREALTEGLERLGTFVESL